A region from the Pseudomonas sp. P8_229 genome encodes:
- a CDS encoding DSD1 family PLP-dependent enzyme, protein MRPGDRGAPYSEYFRALNKELKENGPMRPVLLIDLDRLDHNIDVVMQSVRRGGKQLRLVEKSLPSPGLLNYIAQRAGTQKLMSFHQPFLNHDAVTFPQSDILLGKPLPVRSAELFYQSHKGPFDPAKQLQWLLDGPERLQQYLQLAQGLGTRMRINIELDVGLHRGGVSDVNVLGQMLTLISANPQHLQFAGFMGYDPFVGMGVPGILGSPEELFAKVMLIYQHCVDFTRQQFPALWHDGLCLNTAGSPSYRIHENEKLSTEVSVGTAMLKSTHYDLPSLVEHVPATYIATPVLKSTGAVKIPALDDKSKLFSWWDTNQRQTFFIYGGNWMAEFESPPGLQSNGVYGRSSNQEMVNGSNAVGLTVEDQVFLRPTQTEAVLLQFGDLLAVRGGKIVDTWPVYS, encoded by the coding sequence CTGCGGCCGGGTGATCGCGGTGCGCCGTACAGCGAATATTTCCGCGCGCTGAACAAAGAGTTAAAGGAAAACGGCCCGATGCGCCCGGTGCTGTTGATCGATCTGGATCGCCTCGACCACAACATCGATGTGGTGATGCAGTCGGTCAGGCGTGGCGGCAAGCAACTGCGGCTGGTGGAGAAGTCGCTGCCGTCACCGGGACTGTTGAACTACATCGCGCAACGTGCTGGGACGCAAAAATTGATGTCGTTCCATCAGCCCTTTCTCAATCACGATGCTGTCACGTTCCCCCAGTCCGACATTCTGCTCGGCAAGCCGTTGCCGGTGCGTTCGGCAGAGCTGTTTTATCAATCCCACAAAGGCCCGTTCGATCCCGCGAAGCAACTGCAATGGTTGCTCGACGGCCCCGAGCGTTTGCAGCAATACCTGCAACTCGCACAGGGTTTAGGCACGCGGATGCGCATCAACATCGAGCTGGACGTCGGCCTGCATCGCGGCGGCGTCAGTGATGTGAATGTGTTGGGGCAGATGCTCACGCTGATCAGCGCCAACCCGCAGCATCTGCAGTTCGCCGGGTTCATGGGCTACGACCCGTTCGTGGGCATGGGCGTGCCGGGGATTCTCGGCTCGCCTGAAGAGCTGTTCGCCAAGGTCATGCTGATTTATCAGCACTGCGTCGATTTCACTCGCCAGCAGTTTCCGGCGTTGTGGCATGACGGCCTGTGCCTGAACACCGCTGGCAGCCCGAGTTATCGCATTCACGAAAACGAGAAGCTGAGCACCGAGGTTTCGGTAGGCACGGCGATGCTTAAATCGACTCACTATGACCTGCCGTCATTGGTCGAACACGTCCCCGCGACCTACATCGCCACGCCGGTGCTGAAGAGTACCGGCGCGGTGAAAATCCCGGCGCTGGACGACAAGTCCAAGCTGTTTTCGTGGTGGGACACCAACCAGCGTCAGACCTTCTTCATCTACGGCGGAAACTGGATGGCCGAGTTCGAATCGCCGCCGGGGTTGCAGAGCAACGGTGTGTACGGGCGCAGTTCGAATCAGGAGATGGTCAACGGTTCGAATGCCGTGGGTTTGACCGTTGAGGATCAAGTGTTCCTGCGTCCGACTCAGACCGAAGCCGTACTCCTGCAATTCGGCGATCTGCTGGCGGTGCGTGGCGGCAAGATCGTCGACACCTGGCCGGTGTACAGCTGA
- a CDS encoding c-type cytochrome — MRAIRLSLLLALAMVLPGCGEEPKPPATHNTAIPQDPALAQIYTNSCQLCHANPAANAPLTGDRKAWEPRIQQGVDTLLDHAINGYNGMPPMGQCVECSEEQFLQLIGFMADQPLPQ, encoded by the coding sequence ATGCGGGCCATCCGACTCTCTTTATTGCTGGCACTGGCCATGGTGCTGCCCGGTTGCGGCGAAGAGCCCAAACCCCCGGCCACCCACAACACAGCCATTCCCCAGGATCCCGCACTGGCGCAGATCTACACCAACAGCTGCCAGCTGTGCCACGCCAATCCGGCCGCCAACGCGCCGCTGACAGGTGATCGCAAAGCCTGGGAACCGCGCATTCAGCAGGGCGTCGATACGCTGCTTGACCACGCCATCAATGGCTACAACGGCATGCCGCCGATGGGCCAGTGCGTCGAGTGCTCGGAAGAACAATTCCTGCAACTGATCGGCTTCATGGCCGACCAGCCCCTCCCACAATAA
- a CDS encoding D-arabinono-1,4-lactone oxidase, giving the protein MAANPALGQLMRAPRLIPWRNWSGGQNCLPAARLAPKNLDELTSAIRQAQGKIRPVGSAHSFSALVPTDGTLLSLSYFTGLLDHDPKTLQAEFAAGTPMSRMGLPLKDIGQALQNMADIDYQTLAGAIATSTHGTGKTFQSYSAHVCGMQLVTASGEVLDCDSQRHPEVFNAARVSLGALGVATRIRLQNRPAYRLRERQWIAKTEELLEDLDKNTRENQHWEMLVVTHSDYALSIALNETSDPATPPIPPEEEGGNEFVTLIEKIDKYGSDFPELRRTMLNSLRHLASFDDRVGDSFDIYANVRTVRFNEMEYSVPAEHGPACLREILKLIQDKDLRTWFPIEYRYVKADDIPLSMFEGRDSCSISVHQHYQMDHHNFFAAVEPIFWKYNGRPHWGKLHTLNAKNLQPLYPRWREFVEVRQALDPSGRFLNAHLSSILGVS; this is encoded by the coding sequence CTGGCGGCCAACCCCGCACTGGGGCAATTGATGCGCGCACCGCGCTTGATCCCCTGGCGCAACTGGTCGGGCGGGCAGAATTGCCTGCCGGCGGCGCGGTTGGCACCGAAAAATCTCGATGAATTGACCTCAGCGATTCGCCAGGCTCAGGGCAAGATCCGTCCGGTCGGCTCGGCGCATTCCTTCAGTGCGCTGGTGCCCACCGACGGTACGTTGCTGTCGCTGAGTTACTTCACCGGCCTGCTCGATCACGACCCGAAAACCCTGCAGGCCGAATTTGCCGCGGGCACGCCGATGTCGCGCATGGGCCTGCCGTTGAAAGACATCGGTCAGGCATTGCAGAACATGGCCGACATCGATTACCAGACCCTCGCCGGGGCGATTGCCACTTCGACCCATGGCACCGGCAAAACCTTTCAGTCGTACTCGGCGCATGTCTGCGGCATGCAACTGGTGACGGCCAGTGGCGAGGTGCTGGATTGCGACAGCCAACGGCACCCTGAAGTGTTCAACGCGGCTCGCGTTTCGCTCGGCGCCCTCGGTGTGGCCACCCGAATCCGCCTGCAAAACCGCCCGGCCTATCGCCTGCGCGAACGTCAGTGGATCGCCAAGACCGAAGAACTGCTGGAAGACCTCGACAAGAACACTCGCGAGAACCAGCACTGGGAAATGCTCGTGGTCACCCATTCCGATTACGCGTTGTCCATCGCCCTCAACGAAACCAGCGACCCGGCCACGCCGCCGATTCCACCCGAAGAGGAGGGCGGTAACGAGTTCGTGACCCTGATCGAGAAGATCGACAAGTACGGCAGCGACTTCCCCGAACTGCGCCGCACGATGCTTAACAGCCTGCGTCATCTGGCGAGTTTCGATGACCGGGTGGGCGACTCGTTCGACATCTACGCCAACGTGCGCACCGTGCGTTTCAACGAGATGGAATACTCGGTGCCTGCCGAACACGGCCCGGCCTGCCTGCGCGAAATCCTCAAGCTGATTCAGGACAAGGACCTGCGCACCTGGTTTCCCATCGAGTATCGCTACGTCAAGGCCGACGACATTCCACTGAGCATGTTCGAGGGCCGCGACAGCTGTTCGATCTCGGTGCACCAGCATTACCAGATGGATCATCACAACTTCTTTGCGGCAGTCGAGCCGATCTTCTGGAAGTACAACGGCCGCCCGCATTGGGGCAAGTTGCACACGCTCAACGCGAAGAATCTGCAGCCGCTGTATCCGCGCTGGCGCGAGTTTGTCGAGGTGCGCCAGGCGCTTGATCCGAGCGGACGGTTTCTCAACGCGCATCTGTCGTCGATTCTGGGGGTGAGCTGA